From Scleropages formosus chromosome 1, fSclFor1.1, whole genome shotgun sequence, a single genomic window includes:
- the zfyve28 gene encoding lateral signaling target protein 2 homolog isoform X1 produces MMNRFRKWLYKPKRSDPQLLAQFYYADEELNQVAAELDSLDGRKDPQRCTLLVNQFRSCQDNVLSIINQIMDECIPDDRANRDFCVKFPEEIRHDNLAGQLWFGAECLAAGSIIMNREVESMAMRPLAKELTRSLEEVRNIIRDQALRDLNLYTDRMCDALRHFDSLFAEFELSYVSAMVPVKSPKEYYVQQEVIVLFCETVERALKLGYLTQDMIDDYEPALMFTIPRLAIVCGLVVYSEGPINLGRKPEDMSELFQPFRSLLRKIRDLLQTLTEQELQTLERSLCVCQDDELVVSQPPVSVSSADTSLKPSAGEEDGDKVSQCLSPQEQDDEDFWLSSVLGEDPEEELACSMQYDEQELEQLSIMVHRVGDEMSSLLSPPSQGQSPAHHSRASGSSSKEASPCKVPGAGWRLASGRSEQEEDGRVFFMEDLDGMGESLSRMEQSQLATWGGEPHPARHAPRPGSLHNSWSGDGAAEPAPQQGKNRGQSAPKPPAAGTAEPPAYINGWDSGADVETAELIAHRTGGMKLSSTVIFNPNCPNPVREGAADAFLPHDGDPCPGPSPAPGPHHRLGGLVASHCLLNSCVCCGSCEDSVEPCVDKDKDKDKGKGLGLPPGPVVHASGCLVPSKDLAVKRAGLAGSPQSSPASGERPGPKGPCQKCLISGSVPVAPGDRGLQTGDSGSCSHQRRTEGQRQKRRMESERTGSGRAGREEEEGGRTGSGSSSPDSQLLSSTSRSDCDSVLVTTCSPRSTCTPSSVGSLTPSSGTSEDPEHQEIQLAMQAAKMAAREKIRSRFHGSSDLIHRLFVCISGVADQLQSNYASDLRSILKTLFEVMATKPELDETDKPKKTCVLPAAPGLRRAVLDDCTLCQETVSSSELAAKARDGQFEDLPVWVPDEACSCCTTCKAPFTVIRRKHHCRSCGKIFCSRCSSHSAPLPRYGQVKPVRVCTHCYMFHVTPFYSDRTGV; encoded by the exons AGGTCAGACCCCCAGCTCCTGGCACAGTTCTACTATGCAGACGAGGAGCTGAACCAGGTGGCGGCAGAGCTGGACAGCTTGGATGGCAGGAAGGACCCTCAGCGCTGCACCCTGCTCGTCAACCAGTTCCGCTCCTGCCAG GACAACGTGCTGAGTATCATCAACCAGATCATGGATGAATGTATCCCGGACGACCGAGCCAACAGAGACTTCTGCGTGAAGTTTCCCGAAGAGATCAGGCACGACAACCTGGCGGGACAGCTGTGGTTTGGGGCCGAG TGCCTGGCCGCTGGTTCCATCATCATGAACCGGGAGGTGGAGAGCATGGCCATGCGGCCCCTGGCCAAGGAGCTGACGCGGAGCCTGGAGGAGGTGCGCAACATCATCCGGGACCAGGCGCTGCGCGACCTCAACCTGTACACTGACCGCATGTGTGACGCCCTGCGCCACTTTGACAGCCTCTTCGCAGAGTTTGAGCTCAG CTACGTGTCAGCCATGGTGCCAGTGAAGTCCCCCAAGGAGTACTATGTCCAACAGGAGGTGATTGTTCTCTTCTGCGAGACAGTAGAGAG GGCGCTCAAGCTGGGCTACCTGACGCAGGACATGATCGACGACTACGAACCCGCTCTGATGTTTACCATTCCCAGACTAGCCATCGTGTG cgGCCTGGTGGTTTACTCCGAGGGGCCGATAAACCTGGGCCGCAAGCCGGAGGACATGTCCGAGCTCTTCCAACCTTTCCGTTCGCTGCTGCGGAAGATCCG AGACCTCCTGCAGACCCTTACGGAACAGGAACTCCAGACGCTGGAGCGCAGCCTCTGCGTCTGCCAAGATGACGAGCTGGTGGTGTCGCAGCCTCCGGTTTCCGTGTCCTCCGCCGACACGTCCCTGAAACCCTCCGCTGGTGAGGAGGATGGAGACAAGGTGTCACAATGCCTGTCTCCCCAGGAACAGGACGACGAGGATTTCTGGCTGAGCTCGGTGCTGGGGGAGGATCCCGAGGAAGAGCTCGCTTGCTCCATGCAGTACGACGAGCAGGAGCTCGAGCAGCTCAGCATCATGGTGCACCGGGTCGGGGACGAGATGTCCTCCCTTCTGTCTCCCCCTAGCCAGGGACAGTCGCCGGCTCACCACAGCAGGGCTTCGGGCAGCTCCAGCAAGGAGGCATCGCCCTGCAAAGTTCCCGGCGCTGGCTGGAGGCTCGCGTCGGGGCGGTCCGAGCAGGAGGAGGACGGCCGCGTGTTCTTCATGGAGGACCTGGATGGAATGGGGGAGTCGCTCTCGCGGATGGAACAGTCCCAGCTCGCCACGTGGGGAGGCGAACCGCATCCTGCGCGCCACGCTCCCAGGCCGGGCTCGCTCCACAACAGCTGGTCCGGGGACGGCGCGGCGGAACCGGCCCCGCAGCAGGGTAAAAACCGCGGTCAGTCCGCTCCGAAGCCCCCGGCGGCCGGCACCGCCGAACCCCCCGCCTACATCAACGGCTGGGACTCCGGCGCGGACGTGGAGACGGCGGAGCTGATCGCCCACCGCACGGGGGGCATGAAGCTCTCCTCGACGGTCATTTTCAACCCAAACTGCCCGAACCCGGTGAGGGAGGGAGCGGCCGACGCGTTCCTGCCGCACGACGGGGATCCCTGCCCCGGCCCCTCGCCTGCCCCCGGCCCGCACCACAGGCTGGGGGGCCTGGTTGCTTCACACTGCTTGCTCAACTCGTGCGTGTGCTGCGGGAGCTGCGAGGACTCCGTGGAGCCCTGCGtcgacaaggacaaggacaaggacaagggcAAGGGCCTCGGCCTCCCCCCGGGCCCCGTGGTCCACGCCTCGGGCTGCCTAGTGCCCAGCAAGGATCTGGCCGTCAAGAGGGCCGGATTGGCCGGTTCGCCGCAGAGCAGCCCGGCAAGCGGGGAGAGACCGGGCCCCAAGGGGCCCTGCCAGAAGTGCCTGATCTCGGGCTCGGTACCGGTGGCCCCCGGAGACAGAGGCCTGCAGACGGGGGACTCGGGGTCCTGCAGCCACCAGAGGAGAACGGAGGGACAGAGACAGAAGCGGAGGATGGAGTCGGAAAGAACGGGGTCTGGCAGggcagggagggaggaagaggagggcgGCAGGACTGGCAGCGGATCCAG TTCTCCAGACTCCCAGctgctctcctccacctctagaAGTGACTGTGACAGTGTGTTGGTCACCACGTGTAGCCCGAGAAGCACGTGTACGCCCAG CTCAGTCGGCAGCCTGACCCCCAGCTCCGGTACGTCGGAGGACCCGGAACACCAAGAGATCCAACTTGCCATGCAGGCGGCCAAGATGGCAGCTCGGGAAAAGATTCGCTCTCGTTTCCATGGCAGCAGCGATCTCATTCACCGCCTCTTTGTTTGCATCTCAG GTGTTGCTGACCAGTTGCAGAGCAATTACGCCAGCGACCTTCGTAGCATCTTGAAGACACTGTTTGAAGTCATGGCAACAAAGCCGGAGCTCGATGAGACGGACAAGCCGAAGAAAA CGTGTgtcctcccagcagcccccgGACTGCGGCGTGCCGTCCTCGACGACTGCACCCTGTGCCAGGAGACGGTGTCCTCCAGCGAACTGGCGGCCAAGGCCCGCGATGGACAGTTTGAAG ATCTCCCGGTCTGGGTGCCGGACGaggcctgcagctgctgcaccacGTGCAAAGCCCCCTTTACCGTGATCCGCAGGAAGCACCACTGCAGGAGCTGCGGCAAG ATCTTCTGCTCCCGCTGCTCCTCCCACTCTGCCCCGCTGCCGCGCTACGGCCAGGTGAAGCCCGTTCGCGTGTGCACCCACTGCTACATGTTCCACGTCACGCCGTTCTACAGCGACCGGACCGGAGTGTGA
- the zfyve28 gene encoding lateral signaling target protein 2 homolog isoform X5, which produces MNREVESMAMRPLAKELTRSLEEVRNIIRDQALRDLNLYTDRMCDALRHFDSLFAEFELSYVSAMVPVKSPKEYYVQQEVIVLFCETVERALKLGYLTQDMIDDYEPALMFTIPRLAIVCGLVVYSEGPINLGRKPEDMSELFQPFRSLLRKIRDLLQTLTEQELQTLERSLCVCQDDELVVSQPPVSVSSADTSLKPSAGEEDGDKVSQCLSPQEQDDEDFWLSSVLGEDPEEELACSMQYDEQELEQLSIMVHRVGDEMSSLLSPPSQGQSPAHHSRASGSSSKEASPCKVPGAGWRLASGRSEQEEDGRVFFMEDLDGMGESLSRMEQSQLATWGGEPHPARHAPRPGSLHNSWSGDGAAEPAPQQGKNRGQSAPKPPAAGTAEPPAYINGWDSGADVETAELIAHRTGGMKLSSTVIFNPNCPNPVREGAADAFLPHDGDPCPGPSPAPGPHHRLGGLVASHCLLNSCVCCGSCEDSVEPCVDKDKDKDKGKGLGLPPGPVVHASGCLVPSKDLAVKRAGLAGSPQSSPASGERPGPKGPCQKCLISGSVPVAPGDRGLQTGDSGSCSHQRRTEGQRQKRRMESERTGSGRAGREEEEGGRTGSGSSSPDSQLLSSTSRSDCDSVLVTTCSPRSTCTPSSVGSLTPSSGTSEDPEHQEIQLAMQAAKMAAREKIRSRFHGSSDLIHRLFVCISGVADQLQSNYASDLRSILKTLFEVMATKPELDETDKPKKTCVLPAAPGLRRAVLDDCTLCQETVSSSELAAKARDGQFEDLPVWVPDEACSCCTTCKAPFTVIRRKHHCRSCGKIFCSRCSSHSAPLPRYGQVKPVRVCTHCYMFHVTPFYSDRTGV; this is translated from the exons ATGAACCGGGAGGTGGAGAGCATGGCCATGCGGCCCCTGGCCAAGGAGCTGACGCGGAGCCTGGAGGAGGTGCGCAACATCATCCGGGACCAGGCGCTGCGCGACCTCAACCTGTACACTGACCGCATGTGTGACGCCCTGCGCCACTTTGACAGCCTCTTCGCAGAGTTTGAGCTCAG CTACGTGTCAGCCATGGTGCCAGTGAAGTCCCCCAAGGAGTACTATGTCCAACAGGAGGTGATTGTTCTCTTCTGCGAGACAGTAGAGAG GGCGCTCAAGCTGGGCTACCTGACGCAGGACATGATCGACGACTACGAACCCGCTCTGATGTTTACCATTCCCAGACTAGCCATCGTGTG cgGCCTGGTGGTTTACTCCGAGGGGCCGATAAACCTGGGCCGCAAGCCGGAGGACATGTCCGAGCTCTTCCAACCTTTCCGTTCGCTGCTGCGGAAGATCCG AGACCTCCTGCAGACCCTTACGGAACAGGAACTCCAGACGCTGGAGCGCAGCCTCTGCGTCTGCCAAGATGACGAGCTGGTGGTGTCGCAGCCTCCGGTTTCCGTGTCCTCCGCCGACACGTCCCTGAAACCCTCCGCTGGTGAGGAGGATGGAGACAAGGTGTCACAATGCCTGTCTCCCCAGGAACAGGACGACGAGGATTTCTGGCTGAGCTCGGTGCTGGGGGAGGATCCCGAGGAAGAGCTCGCTTGCTCCATGCAGTACGACGAGCAGGAGCTCGAGCAGCTCAGCATCATGGTGCACCGGGTCGGGGACGAGATGTCCTCCCTTCTGTCTCCCCCTAGCCAGGGACAGTCGCCGGCTCACCACAGCAGGGCTTCGGGCAGCTCCAGCAAGGAGGCATCGCCCTGCAAAGTTCCCGGCGCTGGCTGGAGGCTCGCGTCGGGGCGGTCCGAGCAGGAGGAGGACGGCCGCGTGTTCTTCATGGAGGACCTGGATGGAATGGGGGAGTCGCTCTCGCGGATGGAACAGTCCCAGCTCGCCACGTGGGGAGGCGAACCGCATCCTGCGCGCCACGCTCCCAGGCCGGGCTCGCTCCACAACAGCTGGTCCGGGGACGGCGCGGCGGAACCGGCCCCGCAGCAGGGTAAAAACCGCGGTCAGTCCGCTCCGAAGCCCCCGGCGGCCGGCACCGCCGAACCCCCCGCCTACATCAACGGCTGGGACTCCGGCGCGGACGTGGAGACGGCGGAGCTGATCGCCCACCGCACGGGGGGCATGAAGCTCTCCTCGACGGTCATTTTCAACCCAAACTGCCCGAACCCGGTGAGGGAGGGAGCGGCCGACGCGTTCCTGCCGCACGACGGGGATCCCTGCCCCGGCCCCTCGCCTGCCCCCGGCCCGCACCACAGGCTGGGGGGCCTGGTTGCTTCACACTGCTTGCTCAACTCGTGCGTGTGCTGCGGGAGCTGCGAGGACTCCGTGGAGCCCTGCGtcgacaaggacaaggacaaggacaagggcAAGGGCCTCGGCCTCCCCCCGGGCCCCGTGGTCCACGCCTCGGGCTGCCTAGTGCCCAGCAAGGATCTGGCCGTCAAGAGGGCCGGATTGGCCGGTTCGCCGCAGAGCAGCCCGGCAAGCGGGGAGAGACCGGGCCCCAAGGGGCCCTGCCAGAAGTGCCTGATCTCGGGCTCGGTACCGGTGGCCCCCGGAGACAGAGGCCTGCAGACGGGGGACTCGGGGTCCTGCAGCCACCAGAGGAGAACGGAGGGACAGAGACAGAAGCGGAGGATGGAGTCGGAAAGAACGGGGTCTGGCAGggcagggagggaggaagaggagggcgGCAGGACTGGCAGCGGATCCAG TTCTCCAGACTCCCAGctgctctcctccacctctagaAGTGACTGTGACAGTGTGTTGGTCACCACGTGTAGCCCGAGAAGCACGTGTACGCCCAG CTCAGTCGGCAGCCTGACCCCCAGCTCCGGTACGTCGGAGGACCCGGAACACCAAGAGATCCAACTTGCCATGCAGGCGGCCAAGATGGCAGCTCGGGAAAAGATTCGCTCTCGTTTCCATGGCAGCAGCGATCTCATTCACCGCCTCTTTGTTTGCATCTCAG GTGTTGCTGACCAGTTGCAGAGCAATTACGCCAGCGACCTTCGTAGCATCTTGAAGACACTGTTTGAAGTCATGGCAACAAAGCCGGAGCTCGATGAGACGGACAAGCCGAAGAAAA CGTGTgtcctcccagcagcccccgGACTGCGGCGTGCCGTCCTCGACGACTGCACCCTGTGCCAGGAGACGGTGTCCTCCAGCGAACTGGCGGCCAAGGCCCGCGATGGACAGTTTGAAG ATCTCCCGGTCTGGGTGCCGGACGaggcctgcagctgctgcaccacGTGCAAAGCCCCCTTTACCGTGATCCGCAGGAAGCACCACTGCAGGAGCTGCGGCAAG ATCTTCTGCTCCCGCTGCTCCTCCCACTCTGCCCCGCTGCCGCGCTACGGCCAGGTGAAGCCCGTTCGCGTGTGCACCCACTGCTACATGTTCCACGTCACGCCGTTCTACAGCGACCGGACCGGAGTGTGA